The Paenibacillus sp. FSL H7-0357 nucleotide sequence GTTTTGCGGTGCTTTCTGCTAAAATATTGTTAGCAGATGCTTTCGAAGTCGGTTTTGTTCGAAGCAGATCTTTGAAGGAATGCTCACAAAACTTTCAGGAGGGGATCATATGATTCAAGTCTATCCGGCACAATCCGCCCACCGTTTTGATCATGGCTGGCTGCAAGGCAGCCACAGCTTCTCGTTCGGTGATTTCTATGATCCTAATAATACCTCGTTTGGTCCGATGCGCGTCTGCAACGATGATACCATCGCACCGGGCAGGGGCTTCGGCGCCCATCCGCACAGCGACATGGAGATCGTCTCCATCGTGCTGTCCGGCAGGCTGCGCCATGAAGATAATTTGGGCAATGTAGCAGAAACAACCTTCGGCGGCATTCAGCGCATGTCTGCTGGAACCGGCGCTATTCATACGGAGCATAATCCTTCGGACAGCGAGCCGGTACGGCTGCTGCAGCTGTGGTTCATGCCGCGTACCCGCGGAACGGCACCTTCTTACAGCACCGGCCGATTTGATCCGGCGAAGCTTGAAGGAAAACTGCTGCGAGTGGTGGCTGCAGAGCCTTCGGAAGAGGTCGTGGGTATTGCCCAGGATATGACAATTTATCTCGGCCGGGCGGAGGACGGCCAGGTATTATCTTTTCAACAGGAGCAGGGACGGCGCATTTTTATATATCTAATTGAAGGAAGGCTGAAGCTGCAGGGGGATGTCGAGCTGCTGCCGGGGGATTCGGCACGGATTGAAGAGGTCAGTGCCTTAAGTCTTGCCGCTGCAGAGAATACCCTGGTTATGGTGATTGATTTACCGTAGCTGCTTACGAAGTACAGTTACAAGGAGGGACATATAATGGCGCAGCAGGAGAGAGTGCTGGTTAAGCATTCGGTAACAGGACGTTTGCTGGTCAGCAGCACGGACGGCCCGGCCTATACGTTTGATCCGCAAGGCGAATTGACGGTAATTACGATCTGCGGGGTAGCTTCCGATAAAGGGGCAGCAGTGGTGGAGCTGAAGTCCGAGCTCAATGTGTTCCGCTTCGAGGAGCCTGCGGAGGGGCCGGTTATCAAGCATTGGTATTATGTAGGCGACAACGCGGTAGATTACGACGCCTCTTCAGGATGTCTAACGATAGCGGTCCAGTCCGAGATTGAGTACCGGCCCGACCAATATTGGGAATAGCGGAGTCAATCTGATATTTCTTTGACTAATATCACATCACAGGTGAAGTTAGTGTCTGGTAAAGTCGTTTTTTTCAAAAAATCCACGGAGAGAGGACAAATGATATTGACAATCCGCTCCTGGTGTACTAGCTTTGTTATGAAACGTAACACGACCAAAGAGATGAGATAGGAGAAATGAACAAAATGGAATTGTTTGCAGCAATGCAGCGGGACGATTACGAAGAGCTATTGTTTTGTCAGGATAAGGCATCAGGGTTAAAGGCGATCATTGCGATTCATGACACAACACTGGGGCCTGCACTGGGCGGAACAAGAATGTGGACTTATGCTTCCGAGGAAGCGGCGATTGTCGATGCGCTGCGGCTGGCCAAAGGTATGACGTACAAGAATGCTGTGGCGGGGCTAAATCTCGGCGGCGGGAAGACGGTGATTATCGGCGACCCTAAAAAAGACAAAAACGAGGCGATGTTCCGGGCCTTCGGCAGATACATACAAGGTTTGAACGGCCGTTATATCACAGCGGAGGATGTAGGCACCACGGAAGAGGATATGGATATTATTCATCAGGAGACGGATTATGTTACCGGGATTTCGGCCACTTACGGTTCTTCCGGCAATCCTTCACCGGCTACAGCTTTCGGGGTGTATCAAGGGATGAAGGCCGCAGCCAAGGCGGCTTTTGGCAGTGATTCGCTGGCTGGTAAGACAGTGGCAGTACAAGGTGTAGGCAACGTGTCCTTTACACTGTGCAAATATCTTCACGAAGAAGGAGCACAGCTTATTGTAACGGATATTAACAAGGAAGCTGTGGCCCGGGCAGTAGAGGCCTATGGGGCCAAAGCAGTTGATCCTGCGGACATCCTCTCAGTAGCTTGCGATATTTATGCCCCTTGCGCACTCGGTGCAACCATTAATGATGAGTCGCTGCCGCTGCTTAAGGCGAAGGTTGTCGCAGGTGCGGCCAACAATCAGCTGAAGGAGCCGCGTCATGGTGATGCCCTGCACGCTAAGGGCATTGTTTACGCGCCAGACTATGTCATTAACGCCGGTGGCGTAATCAACGTTGCCGACGAATTGAACGGCTATAACAAGGAACGAGCCTTTAAGAAAATTGCCAAGATCTATGGCAGCATTACCCGTGTGCTGGAGATTTCACAGGCCAATGGAATACCGGCTTATGCCGCTGCAGACCGCCTGGCAGAAGAGCGGATTGCCCTGCTGCGCACAAGCCGCAGCACGTTCCTGCGGAATGAGCATCACGCCATCAGCAGAAGATAACGTTTCTTCTATATAAATAAGCAAAAGCCCATTTCCGGTTAAGCGGAGTGGTATTATCCCCTTCAAGTAGACACTCGTAAAAAACCTCCTGTGTTAACATGAGGAAATGAGTGAACTTGGAGGGGGTTTTTGTATGGCGAAAAAGGGACAAGTATTTCAATCGTACTCAGAGGAATTCAAGGTAGAGGCTATTCAAACCTATCTTAAAGGAGTAGAGAGCTACAAGGTAGTCGCAGAAAGGTTGGGGATTGCGAGTTGTACCCAGCTTAAAGTATGGGTAAAGAAATATCGGATTGGAGAGCCATTTGATACACGTAAGGGTACAACAAACCCTTTGAAAGGACGTCCTCGTACTACATTTGCCAGTATCGAAGAAGAACGAGATTACTTGAAGGCACAGGTGGATTACTTAAAAAAGCGGTATCCAAATCTGTTAACGGAGCGAAGTTCGGGCTACAAGACAAATACGCCGTAATCGAAGAGCTACGTGACCAGCATGGCGTTACCCGCCTATTAGCTATTGCAGGTGTATCTCGAGCAAACTACTACAAGTGGCGAGGTACACAGGCTCAGCGGATTGAAGCCCATGCGCAGGAGCACGCAATTAAAGAGCATATGGTGGCCGTTCACTTAGCCCATCCCTATTTTGGATATCCTCGAATGCGAACAGCCCTGTGGGAGGCCGGCTACCTCGTCAACCACAAGAAGGTGTGGCGGCTCATGAAAGAACTGTCGATCCAGTCGGTCATTCGAAAGAAAAGGAATCGCTCGAGCTATGCTCCTTCCGTGGTCTATCCTAACCGATTAAAGCGCCAGTTTCATGCGACAGCTCCTCAACAGAAGCTGGTAACCGACATTACGTATATCTCAGACGGCACGCGCTTTTATTATCTGTCCGCCATTCAGGACCTGTTTAACAATGAAATTGTGGCCTGGCAGATCTCAGAGCGAAACGACGTAAAACTCGTCCTGGATACAGTTGAACAGTGGACACGAAAAAGAGACGTGTCTGAAGCCGTACTCCATTCGGACCAAGGCTTCCAATACACGTCTCAGGCGTACAACACACGATTAGAGGCATTCAGCGTCAAGGGCAGCCACTCTCGCAAAGCAACCTGCCTAGATAACGCCTGCATCGAATCCTTCTTTTCGCATCTGAAGACAGAAAAGTTGTACCTTCACCAGTTTAAGTCAGAAGCAGAGATTCATCAAGCCGTCGAGGAGTATATCTACTTTTATAATTACCAACGTTTCCAGGCGAAACTCAAACAGCGCGCGCCGATCGAGTATCGGCACGCGCTGGCTGCTTAGCTTTTTTTCATCTGTCTTCTTGACAGGGGTATGACCAGAGATGGGCTTTTGGCTTTCAGAGCAGATGAAACTTCAAAGGCTACTGTACCTTCTGCGGTTCCGGATAAGTGACGCCGAGCGTATCTACGGTAACCTTTTTCATCACCGGAGGTGCTTCCGGGCGGTCCGAATCGTCACGCGGCAGGTTGACGATGGATTCCACTACCTCAAGACCCTCTGTAACTTTGCCGAAAGCTGCATAGCTTCCGTCCAGGCTCGGATAAGCGGCTGCCATAATAAAAAATTGCGATCCGGCAGAGTTGACATCCTGGCTTCTGGCCATCGAAAGAACACCCTCTGTATGCAGCAGGTTGTTGGTGAACCCGTTGCCGGAGAATTCGCCGGAAATGCTGTAATCCGGTCCGCCCATACCTGTACCGTCAGGATCGCCGCCCTGAATCATGAAGCCGGGAATCACCCGATGGAATATGGTTCCGTCGTAAAATCCCTTTTTAATGAGGGAGATGAAATTATTGACGGTATTTGGAGCGACTTCCGGATAGAGCTCTGCTTTGATAATGCCGCCGTTATCCATCTCTATAGTTACGACCGGGTGGCTGGCTGTTGCAGAAGGGACGCCTTCGGTAGCCGCAGCAGCATCTTCTTTTTGCGGAGCGGGGCTGGCTTCACTGTTTGCAGTATTGCCTGACGTTTTGTTGTTGCCGGAATTCACCGCTTCATTGCCGTTAGCCGGTTTGTTGCCGCATCCGGCTACAATGATCAGCAGCAGTGTCATCATCAGAAGGATGACGGGTTTTTTTCTTGTTAGCTTCACGTTCGTAATCTCTCCTTTTTCCTTGTTCATCTCATGTTCTTCCACATTATCATACCTTCTTTGTCCCACTTCTTGCAAAGTGAGGTGTGAGGGCCGGGATTGGCACAAGTTCAAAAGAGGGGTAGAATAGGTAGATGCTTCCAAGGTATAACAGAAGGGATGTGTGCTTCATGCAGTTTTCGTGGAAGCGGAACCTGATCGTGCTTTGGGTGGGTGTTTTCTTTTGCAGTACGGCATATTCGATCTCGATTCCGTTCCTTTCAATTTTTTTGAGTGACCAATTAGGGGTCACGAGTCATTTGGAGATTTGGTCGGGGGTCAGCTTCGGCATCACCTTCCTGGCCAGTGCACTAATTTCGCCTTATTGGGGTTCACTGGCTGATAAATATGGCCGCAAACCGATGCTGATCCGCTCGGGCTTCAGTCTGGCGGCCTTATACTTAATTAATTTCTTCGTCCATGACCCATATGTATTTCTGATCGTACGGATTTTTCAGGGCCTGCTGGCAGGCTTTGTTCCGGCAGCCATCGCCATGGTGGCCACCAATACACCCGAGGATAAGACCGGTTATGCGCTGAGCATCATGTCGACTGCGGGAGCTACCGGCAGTATCATCGGACCGCTCATTGGCGGCGTAGTGAGTTATTATACCAGCAACCGCAGCGCCTTTTTGTTCTCGGCTGCGATCGTTCTGGTCTCGGCCCTAATCGCTACTTTCTTCGCCAAAGAGGAGAACTACGACCGCTCTGCACCCAGATCACGGGTCAGGGATGACATCCGGGAGGCGAGAAACAACCGCGCCTTTATTACCCTGCTGTCACTGGCCGGCATCAGTACTTTTTCGGTAATGATCCTTGAACCGCTGCTGCCGATTTATTTGCTTGATATGGGCATTTCCAAAAGCACCGCTACACTAAGCTCGGGAATTGTATTCTCCGCCGTAGGGATTGCTACTGTGATTATGGCACCGCAATGGGGGAGAATAGGCAGCCGCAAAGGCTTCGGACTTGTCCTGTTTATTGGCCTGATCGGCGGGGGAATTGGGAACATCCTTCAGTATTTTGTCTCAGGTTATGTAGAGTTTGCGGTACTGCGTTTTGCCTATGGCCTGTTCTATGCCGGAGTGCTTCCTTCGGTTAACGCAATGATAGTCCAGACCATTGAACCGGGATTCCGCGGGCGGGCATTCGGACTGAATCAGGCGGCTTCGCAGCTGGCAACGATGGCCGGTCCGATTATCGGCGGCTTGCTCGGCGCGTTCATTCCCATCCGCTGGGTGTTTGTCATCAACGGTGTGATGCTGCTGGTAGCGGCGGTGCTGGTGAAGACCCGTAAGCTGGAGGCGAAAGTCATCGCAGCCCGTCATGCTGGAGAACCGGTAGCGATGCAGAAGTAGCATGCCGGATTACGCTGCCGTAAGGTCCGGATTAGGATAAGCTGTCGGCTTGGTCCATTCTTAATGGAAAAAGCACCGCCGGAACAACTTCCGGCGGCGCTTGGCGTCAGTCCTACATTATTCTTCTTCTCCGTTCGATCCGTTCAGGACATCGGTCCCGGGCATTACATCCAGGGGAGGTGAGGCAGGGTCCACAGCAGTTCCGGGCTGAAGCTCGTCGGCGTCGGGAATATCCTCCAGTGGCAGATCCTCTTCCTCATCGTCCAGAATTTCGTCGTCACCGGCATAATCAATGACGCTGCCCGTCAGTCCTGCAGCCCCGGCGGCTAAGACGGCATCGGATTCAAGTAGCTCATCCCGCCCGGTTCCCGGTGAAGCGGCTATCTCTCCGTGCCGTTCAGCCCGCGGACGAAGAGCAGGTTCAGGTGCACTGAGGCCTATGTCAGCAGCCAGAATGTGGTCTTCTACGAGCGCCGGATCGGCACCGTCATCCACTACGCCATCGAAATCAATGGGAGCGGCACCGACGGGTTCATGGCTGGTAAATGCAGATTCGAGCGGCCGTCTGTCTTCCTGATCCGTGCCGCTGCCGCTTGTGCTCTGTTCGGTAATCGTGCCGAGCGGACGCAGTTCTTCCAGCGGAATATCCTGCTCCGGGGAGCGTTCTCCCATCTTTGTATAACGCTCATATGCAAAATCGGCTTCAGTTTTATTAAATTCATTACCCATAGCCGTTCAACTCCTTTGCTTAAGTCTGTCCCTTTTTAGGAACAGCATGGTCAATTGCTGCTTGCTGGTCGTCGTCCGGCAGGGCGCCGGGAAATGACCCTTCCTGAAACAGGCCGAACTGTTCATCGATATCCCGCTCGGTTACCAGCCCATCTTCATCAGAGGGTTGGCCCGCGGTGATGTTCTCCTTCTTGTCCATAGCCTATCCTCCTCGACTTCTATAATAGTTCTTTACCCGTTTATCCGGCGCCGAATCTGTTACACCCCGGAGCAGCTTGTCCATTAGAAATTAGAACGGGTATAGAGGAGATTCTTAGCCTGATCTTAATATATTCAATCCAGGCGCCATTTAACCGTGTAACCAAGGGTAAACTACTTAATTCGAGGTTTTTTGCAAGATTAGGCAGGTATAGTGCGAAGGTTGTCGAAAATAAGAATCATATGAACTATATAAATACCACTAATGATTTATTGAGGAGCCAAGATGAAGTTGCCATCATCAAAGAGAGTAGTTGCGATATTCATGCTGCTGCTTTTGATCGCTATAGTGCCTATCGGTATCGTCATGGAGTGGGACGAGCGGTCAGGCGTTGCCTTGCCGGAATGGGAGCTGAAGTGGGGAAGTTCAAATATACAGGATGTTGAAGAGGCTGCGTCTGCACCTGATGAGGATTGGATAAAGCAGACAGCAAGTTCATCCAGGCCGCTCACCAATGAAGGGATGACAGGAGCCTGGATACGCTTCACTTTACCTCCGACAGCGGCAAATTCGGCACTGCTTATAGATAAAGTGTATGGAAATACGCTTAAAGCTTACAAGAATAACGTTCTTATTTACGATTCGGCAGATATGGTCAATTATAATGGCAGCAAAGTGCTGATTCCTTTGTCAGCAGAAGATAAAAGCGGCCAGCTTTATTTGTGGAGCAGCGGCGGCAGCAAAGATTTCGGTATAGAAGGCGGCATCAGGGTAGGGAATTATGACAAGCTCCTTGCCCATTATGTTAAACAGAATCTGATCGATCTTGTCATCGGTGCGGCCCTAATATTTATGGCTGTTGCGCTGTTGATGTGCCTGCTGTTTTTCAGGCTGGAATTTTTCTCGGGCGGCTTATGGCTTGTGCTTGTTATAGCTTCCTTCGGTATGCTGCTGATCACCTACTCACCTTTTTTGCAGCTCGTCTTGCACGGCCATGACCAATGGATTGAGGTTTGTTTTGATCTGGCTTTACTCATACTTCTGCCGGCATTTACCTTGTATTTTGAACGGATATTCGGACGTGGAAAAAGTCTGTGGCTGGTCCGGTTTCGTAATTTTCAACTGCTTTATTCGGGATTCAGTCTCGGCTTTCTGCTGCTGAATATATTACTTTCCTACCGCTTGGATCACCTGTATAGACTGATGAGTGTTCAAGTGATCGGCATCATGATGATCCTGCAATTCTTTTACTTGCTGGTTTTTGCGGTTATTCATGCTCTTAGAGGCAACCGGGAAGCTCTTATCTTCACGATAGGCTTTGTTATTTTCGCGGTTCCTTCGCTTAGTGAGCTGATCCTGTACTTTTCATCCACACATAGATACCATTTGTATTGGTGGAAATGGGGAGTGGTTGGGTTCCTCCTTTCTCTGATCATTATCCTCGGGAGAAGGCTGGCCCGGAATTATGAACAGACCGTGGAATACTCCCGGGATCTGGAGAAATTCAACAACGATCTGCAGCGCTCGGAGAAGATGGAGATCATCAGTGAGCTCGCTGCTTCGGTTGCCCATGAGGTTCGCAATCCGCTGCAGGTAACCCGGGGTTTTCTGCAGATTCTGGGTGAACGCTCCGGCAAGAAGGAAAAGGAGTACCTGGAAATGGCAATGGAGGAGCTGGACCGGGCTTCCTTGATTATTACGGATTTTCTGACCTTCGCCAAACCGGGGCAGGAAACCGTGGATGTATTTGAGGTTTCGGAGGAACTGAAGCATGTGTCCGGCATTTTGATGCCACTGGCCAATCTGCAGGGTGGTGAGATAGAGCTCCGCCTGCAAAGCGATCTTCAAGTGAAGGGCAGCGCCTCCAAGTTTAAACAGGCTTTTATCAATTTGATCAAGAACAGCATTGAATCGCTTCAGGAGGATGGGCTGATTCAAGTAACCGCCTGGAAATCAGGTCAGCATATTATTATCAGTGTGCAGGATAACGGGGAAGGCATGAGGGTTAGCGAACTTGCCCGGCTGGGAGAGCCGTACTATTCGAATAAAACCAAGGGAACAGGGCTCGGGCTCATGGTTACCTTCCGTATTATAGAAGCGATGGACGGGTCCATTCAATTTCACAGTACAAAAGATGAAGGTACCGAAGTGATTGTTAAATTGCCATCAGCCGGAAAAATTTAGAATTTTT carries:
- a CDS encoding peptidylprolyl isomerase; this translates as MNKEKGEITNVKLTRKKPVILLMMTLLLIIVAGCGNKPANGNEAVNSGNNKTSGNTANSEASPAPQKEDAAAATEGVPSATASHPVVTIEMDNGGIIKAELYPEVAPNTVNNFISLIKKGFYDGTIFHRVIPGFMIQGGDPDGTGMGGPDYSISGEFSGNGFTNNLLHTEGVLSMARSQDVNSAGSQFFIMAAAYPSLDGSYAAFGKVTEGLEVVESIVNLPRDDSDRPEAPPVMKKVTVDTLGVTYPEPQKVQ
- a CDS encoding IS3 family transposase is translated as MCQYRRRTRLLEGTGGLLKKAVSKSVNGAKFGLQDKYAVIEELRDQHGVTRLLAIAGVSRANYYKWRGTQAQRIEAHAQEHAIKEHMVAVHLAHPYFGYPRMRTALWEAGYLVNHKKVWRLMKELSIQSVIRKKRNRSSYAPSVVYPNRLKRQFHATAPQQKLVTDITYISDGTRFYYLSAIQDLFNNEIVAWQISERNDVKLVLDTVEQWTRKRDVSEAVLHSDQGFQYTSQAYNTRLEAFSVKGSHSRKATCLDNACIESFFSHLKTEKLYLHQFKSEAEIHQAVEEYIYFYNYQRFQAKLKQRAPIEYRHALAA
- a CDS encoding MFS transporter, which produces MQFSWKRNLIVLWVGVFFCSTAYSISIPFLSIFLSDQLGVTSHLEIWSGVSFGITFLASALISPYWGSLADKYGRKPMLIRSGFSLAALYLINFFVHDPYVFLIVRIFQGLLAGFVPAAIAMVATNTPEDKTGYALSIMSTAGATGSIIGPLIGGVVSYYTSNRSAFLFSAAIVLVSALIATFFAKEENYDRSAPRSRVRDDIREARNNRAFITLLSLAGISTFSVMILEPLLPIYLLDMGISKSTATLSSGIVFSAVGIATVIMAPQWGRIGSRKGFGLVLFIGLIGGGIGNILQYFVSGYVEFAVLRFAYGLFYAGVLPSVNAMIVQTIEPGFRGRAFGLNQAASQLATMAGPIIGGLLGAFIPIRWVFVINGVMLLVAAVLVKTRKLEAKVIAARHAGEPVAMQK
- a CDS encoding sensor histidine kinase; its protein translation is MPSSKRVVAIFMLLLLIAIVPIGIVMEWDERSGVALPEWELKWGSSNIQDVEEAASAPDEDWIKQTASSSRPLTNEGMTGAWIRFTLPPTAANSALLIDKVYGNTLKAYKNNVLIYDSADMVNYNGSKVLIPLSAEDKSGQLYLWSSGGSKDFGIEGGIRVGNYDKLLAHYVKQNLIDLVIGAALIFMAVALLMCLLFFRLEFFSGGLWLVLVIASFGMLLITYSPFLQLVLHGHDQWIEVCFDLALLILLPAFTLYFERIFGRGKSLWLVRFRNFQLLYSGFSLGFLLLNILLSYRLDHLYRLMSVQVIGIMMILQFFYLLVFAVIHALRGNREALIFTIGFVIFAVPSLSELILYFSSTHRYHLYWWKWGVVGFLLSLIIILGRRLARNYEQTVEYSRDLEKFNNDLQRSEKMEIISELAASVAHEVRNPLQVTRGFLQILGERSGKKEKEYLEMAMEELDRASLIITDFLTFAKPGQETVDVFEVSEELKHVSGILMPLANLQGGEIELRLQSDLQVKGSASKFKQAFINLIKNSIESLQEDGLIQVTAWKSGQHIIISVQDNGEGMRVSELARLGEPYYSNKTKGTGLGLMVTFRIIEAMDGSIQFHSTKDEGTEVIVKLPSAGKI
- a CDS encoding Glu/Leu/Phe/Val family dehydrogenase, with amino-acid sequence MELFAAMQRDDYEELLFCQDKASGLKAIIAIHDTTLGPALGGTRMWTYASEEAAIVDALRLAKGMTYKNAVAGLNLGGGKTVIIGDPKKDKNEAMFRAFGRYIQGLNGRYITAEDVGTTEEDMDIIHQETDYVTGISATYGSSGNPSPATAFGVYQGMKAAAKAAFGSDSLAGKTVAVQGVGNVSFTLCKYLHEEGAQLIVTDINKEAVARAVEAYGAKAVDPADILSVACDIYAPCALGATINDESLPLLKAKVVAGAANNQLKEPRHGDALHAKGIVYAPDYVINAGGVINVADELNGYNKERAFKKIAKIYGSITRVLEISQANGIPAYAAADRLAEERIALLRTSRSTFLRNEHHAISRR
- a CDS encoding transposase yields the protein MAKKGQVFQSYSEEFKVEAIQTYLKGVESYKVVAERLGIASCTQLKVWVKKYRIGEPFDTRKGTTNPLKGRPRTTFASIEEERDYLKAQVDYLKKRYPNLLTERSSGYKTNTP
- a CDS encoding pirin family protein, which produces MIQVYPAQSAHRFDHGWLQGSHSFSFGDFYDPNNTSFGPMRVCNDDTIAPGRGFGAHPHSDMEIVSIVLSGRLRHEDNLGNVAETTFGGIQRMSAGTGAIHTEHNPSDSEPVRLLQLWFMPRTRGTAPSYSTGRFDPAKLEGKLLRVVAAEPSEEVVGIAQDMTIYLGRAEDGQVLSFQQEQGRRIFIYLIEGRLKLQGDVELLPGDSARIEEVSALSLAAAENTLVMVIDLP